Part of the Marinobacterium rhizophilum genome is shown below.
AGCGGTAGATGATGAGCAGGCTGATGGTTACGGCCAGCGCAAAGAACATCATCACCTTGATCAGGCCATTGATCAGTTCGCCAATCAGCTTGGCAAAGCCGATCACGCGGATCTTGATCCTGCTGTCGGCACCGTTGAGTTCGTACCGGACACGCAGCTGCTCGAGCCTGGCGGAAAAACCGAAATAGTCAACGCCCTGGCCGGTAGCCGAATCCCGATCCAGTAAGGGGACGGTCAGCATGCTGGACTTGAAGTCGTTCGCCACCAGGCTGCCTATGATGCCGGCGCGGCTGATGTTGCGGCGCAGCTGTTCGATGCTCTGGGGCGAGCCGTCGTAGTTGTCCGGCATGACCGGGCCACCCTGAAAACCTTCCTCGGTCACTTCGGTCCAGCGCACGCTCGGGTTCCAGAGGGATTTCATCCAGGCCCGATCAACCCCCTGAGTTAAAAACAGCGCGTCGTTGACCTGTTTCAACACCTCCAGGTAGGCGGGATCGAAAATATCGCCATCGGTGGTTTCGACCACGACCCGTACCGAATTGCCGAGGCCGCGCAGCGCATCCCGGTTCTCCAGAAAGTTGCGGATGTAGGGCTGGCTCTGGGGAATCATTTTCTCGAAGCTGGGTTTGAGCTCGAGCCGGGTGATCGCCATGAAACTCAGCAGCAGCGTGGTCAGCGCGATCAGCGCCAGGAACAGCCGGCGATGGTTGAAGACCATCCGTTCCAGAAGGTTGCCGCTGTTGAGGTCGAACTCCTTCAAGGCAGGAATCGGCGGCAGTTCGCCCTGTTTAATATTGCCCATGCGTGGTCGCCTTTTTTCTTGTGTGATTGTTCTTGGGTGCCTGTTACTGGGAGGGAAGCCGGCGTACGCCCTGGGTGCCGACCAGTATCAGGCCCTCATCTGCGCTCGCGGTGGCGCCGGCGATGGGCGCAGCCGGCTGCGATGCCAGTGCCTGGAAGCTGAGGCCACGGTCATGGCTCACCAGTGCCTGGCCTGCCTGGCTGAACAGCAACAGGCGACCCTGCGTATCACGGATGCCCGCGGTCAGGCTGGCCGTGGTGCCGGTGTCGACCCCTGTCCAGCTCAGGCCGCCGTCGCTGCTGTGAAAGGCATGGCCGCGCAGGCCGTACGCCAGCAGGGCTCCGTCGGCCGCGTCCAGCAGGCCAAAAAAGCTGCCGGCGTAGGGTGAGGCGAGAGCCTTGAAGCGACCGCTGGCGGGGTCAAGCTTGAGCAGCAGGCCCTGTTCGCCGGCGATATAGAGGTCTTTGCCGGCCGGTGCTATGGCATTGAGGTGCAGCGCATAGGGGTTGTCGACACGGTGCTGCAGCGGCTGCCAGTTGCGGCCCCCGTCGACGGTCTGGAATATGAGATTGAAGGCGCCGATGATGTAGCCGCGCTGCGGCGTCTCGAACCAGACATCGAGAAATGGCTTGTCGGCGCCCTCGGCCTCCAGGCGCCGGGCTTCGTCCAGCTGCTGTGCGTAGCGCGGCTCTTCAGGGTGAGCCTGTGCCTGGGTGCGGTAGTAGTCCAGCATCAGCTGGCCGAGCTGGCGGCCGTCAAGCTGGCGCTGCCAAGTCGAGCCGCTGTCGCTGCTGTGCAGTACGATACCGTCGTGGCCGACGGCCCAGCCCTGGGTCGGTGTGGGGAAGTGTACGGCGGTGAGGTCGGAGCTGACCGGTACGCGAGCCTGTTGCCAGTGTTGGCCGTCATCGTCGGAATAGACAATATGGCCACGCTGGCCGACGGCGACGAAACGCTGCCCGGCCCGCGTCACGTCGATCAGCAGCTGCCGGCTGGCGAGTTCCGAGTGTGCT
Proteins encoded:
- a CDS encoding WD40/YVTN/BNR-like repeat-containing protein codes for the protein MHLRKKFLLRSLGLALLLSSATGRASDFVDVLDLPSAHSELASRQLLIDVTRAGQRFVAVGQRGHIVYSDDDGQHWQQARVPVSSDLTAVHFPTPTQGWAVGHDGIVLHSSDSGSTWQRQLDGRQLGQLMLDYYRTQAQAHPEEPRYAQQLDEARRLEAEGADKPFLDVWFETPQRGYIIGAFNLIFQTVDGGRNWQPLQHRVDNPYALHLNAIAPAGKDLYIAGEQGLLLKLDPASGRFKALASPYAGSFFGLLDAADGALLAYGLRGHAFHSSDGGLSWTGVDTGTTASLTAGIRDTQGRLLLFSQAGQALVSHDRGLSFQALASQPAAPIAGATASADEGLILVGTQGVRRLPSQ